The Cyclobacterium amurskyense genome contains the following window.
CTAGCAATTCATATTGGGTAGAATCATAATTGTCAGGTCTTGGGAAAGGAACCTGATTGTCTGGATTTATAGACATACAGGTTCTAAAGCAATAAGCCTGAACCTTATTGTCTCCTTCACCTTTAACACCTGGGTCCTCACCACTGATTTTAGGAAGCAAACCTGAGGAAGGGTCACCAGGAATAATATAAGGATCTATCGGTTGATCTACTGCTTTGAAATGGTGCTTGTGGTGAAAAACACCCGTCTGCACCCCATTCCAATCCTCACCATATACACTTGTTCCTTCTCTTCCTACATGGTAACTCACCCCGGCAGCTGCCATCAAATCTCCTTCATAGGTGGCATCTACAAACATTTTACCTTTGAATTCCTTGCCACTCAATGTACGAATAGCAGTGATTTTTCCGTTTTCAACGGTAACTCCACTTTCTCTGTCCAACCATTCATCTCTAAGGACTTCAATTCCTAATTCCTCAATCCATTCGTCATAGACTTCCTCAGCCACGTGAGGTTCAAAAATCCACATGGTTCTAAATTCTCCATCTATAGCAGGAGTGCCCTGACCTTTGTTTCCAAAATCAGATTGAGCTTCCCATTTCCAGGCACCATCTTCTGTATATTTTTCATATACACGTTGGTAAAATTCACGGGAAAGGCCTCCTATCACCTCTTTTTTTCCTGTATCCGTCCAGCCTAAACCTCCGGCCGTCAAACCTCCTAAATGCTTGTCTGGAGAAATCATTATTACTGATTTGCCCATTTTCTTTGCTTGGATAGCAGCTGTTACGGCTCCAGATGTACCTCCATATACAATTACATCTGTTGTTTCTTCCTGCTCAGTTACTGGACCACAGGCCATAAAAACGAAAAGCAAAGAAAGGTTTAACAACACAATCTTTAAAATCCCTGTTTTTTTCATTGTTTCAATTAGTTAAATGCTTATTTATTAAATTTTACGTATTATTTTTCTAAAATCTTGAGCTTGATTAATAATCTATATAACCATTTTACTTTCAGTTGTAGCATGGATTCCTACTTAAGCCCAAAGATTATTCTCAATTTCCTTTAAGCGTCTTTTAGCTTCATGTTTTCAGGATCCCATCCGACTATTTTCTTTTGGAAATAACTGATATTTCCTGCTTCAGTTGGGCCTGAAGCCCGAAGTCCAAAAACAGCATCCTCCACAACAGGCTTCCCATGACGGATGGATTCAAAGAAATTGACAAAATGCTCATACCTGTCTCCCTTATAGTTAGAAGGTACCTTAAATTCAAATTCAGAAGGCCCTACCATTTCAGCTTTTTGAGGGTATTTTTTACTGTGAGCAGCTTTGAGTGCCTCTTGCATGGCCTCCGGGAAGCTGTTTAAGGACATTCCAGGATCTTTAGGGAAAGGTGTTTTGCGTAATTTTAAGCCATTAAAATCAATCGTAATGTCTCCTTCCGAACCCACTATTCTGAACAGAAAATTATTTCCTCCACCACTTACAAGATTGGTTCTCAATGATAAGTTAAATGCAGGATGGGCATCCGATTTAGGATAATCAAATAATCCCAAATGTAGATCAGGCACATCTCTTCCATCTTTCCAGTATCTCAAACCTCCGGTAGCCTGAACCCTTTCAGGCCCCTTAGATCCTGTCACAAAATGTAGCATGGAAAGCATGTGCACATATAAATCACCCGCTACCCCTGTGCCATAATCCTGGTAGTTTCTCCACCTGAAAAAACGAAGTGGATCCCAATCTCTTTTTGGGGCATTGGCTAGATAAGTATCCCAATCGACTGTTTCCTCGGAGGCATCCAATGGCACTGTATATTGCCAAGCTCCTCTTGCACTGTGTCGGTCAATTTGTGCTTCAGCAAAGTTGATTTCTCCAATTTCTCCTGCAGCTATTAGTTCCTTTGCCTTTGCATGAATGATGGAACTCACATATTGACTACCTACTTGAAATACCATTCCGGTTTTTTTCTGCATGTCGATGATGCTGTGACCATCAGCAGAACGTTGTACCATTGGTTTTTCGCAATAGACATGTTTGCCTTTTTCCATGGCATCCAAACACACTTTTTGGTGCCAATGATCAGTGGTCGCATTGATGACAGCATCCACATCACTTCTTTCTAAAATCTCTCTATAGTCTTTGGTGGTAAATAAATCAGCCCCCCAAAGTTCTTTAGCGCGAACAAGTCTTCCATCGTACAAGTCACAAGCTGCCACAATTTCAACTCCATCCACCATCAAAGCTGTATTGGCATCACCTATACCCATGCCTCCAGTACCTATGACAGCTACTCGGATTTTGTCATTGGCAGACACCGCTTTTCTCTTTACTAAGTCAAGGTAGGTTGATGATTCAAATCCCTTAGAGGCATTCGCAATGGCTATCGGTGCACCCACTGCCAAGGCAGTGGATGTAGATAACTTTTTCAAAAAAGATCTTCTGTGGTTTTTGGGTTCAATTGGCATAACTATTTGCTTTTATTAGTTTAAATGCAATATAACAATACAATTTACAGTAATGCAGAATACAATTAAGCCAAGCTAAGGCTTGCTTCAACAAAGGGAATTCTACTTATACTTATTTCTGATATTCTAAAATCTGCTTGTCTTTACGTAGAACTTCTACCAATAAATTATAATCAAGGTCCTGAACTGCAACCTGATGATCGATGGCTAAGGCAGCAGCAGTGGCTGCAGATTGGCCCAAAACCATAAATACAGGTTCCATTCTAGCTGATCCAAAAGCAACATGCGTGGCACTAATACAAACCGGCACCAACAGGTTTTCTTTTTCTCCTTTTTTAGGTACAATTGACCTGTAAGAAATTGGGTAGGCCGTCAAACCTCTGGCTTCAAAGTTACCCTCGTTTTGTACATAGCCATTATGGTCTACATAACGTTGTACCATGTGAGAATCCATCCCATAAGAGCCCATACCTACTCCATCTTTTACCTGCGGAACCAATCCTTCACAATCAGCCTGAGTAACGACATAATCACTTACCATTCTCCTTGCTTCTCTTACATACAGCTGAGGTGTCCAACCATTTCTATCTTTAAACTCATCTTTTGTCATCCCCCATTTTGACACAACATCTCTCACTTTTTTGGGAATTCTTGGATGGTAAGCCAATGACCACATTAGCCCTTGTTGGTACTCCAATTGCCTTTGACTATACGCTTCCCTATCCGCATAACTTGCCTCAGGATAATCGAAATTTTGACCTATAAAGTCTGTTGAAAACCCTTTTTGATTGTTTGTATCCGTCTTTTTGTTGGGCATTGGTGTATTGATCCAAGGCACCAATGGATCCCCATAATGGTACATTTTTTCTATTGGCCCATTGGCTGCTTCATAATTCCTAAACAACAACTCATATTCAAGTTCATTGTAATTTGCAGGTTTCTCGAATGGAATCCTGTTCTCAGAATGGTTGGTTAAGGTCATACGATAACAGTAAGCTTGGATCCCTTTGTCTGCAGTGCCATCTAATCCAGGTCCTCCTTCAATAATAAATGGTAATAACCCACTAGATGGGTCACCTTTTACCACATAAGGGTCAACACCTGGCACGAAATTATGGTGGATGGCATTTCTGGAAACATTCCCTTTAAGGGTAAGGTTATAAAAATTGGCTTGCACACCATTAAGGGTTTCTCCATACTGACTATTGGCTTCTCTACCAGTAGTATAGCTCACACCTGAAGCTGCCATCAAATCTCCCTCATAAGTAGCATCTATAAACATTTTACCTGAATAAGTCTCTCCACTTTCCATTGTAATGGAGGTAATTCTATTGTTGTTGGTCTTGACTCCAGTTGCCCTATTGAGGCGTTTATTCATAAGGACCACTATATTTTCCTCCGCCAACATCTTTTTATAGACTTTCATTGCTACTGAAGGTTCAAAAGTCCACATGGCCTCTTCTCCTTCGTTGGATCTTGTTTGATCCGGCCTCCTTAAATAATCTAGCCTATCCTCATATTTCCATGCCTCTGGATTGTCATAGTAAGCCTTGATAGTTTGGTAGAATTCCAAGGAAATACCACCTATTACATCTTTATTCCCAATATCTGTAGCCCCTAAACCTCCAGTGGTTAAGCCCCCTAAATGATTTGAAGGTTCAATAAGAATTACAGATTTCCCCATTCTAGCCATTTGAATGGCTGCAGCGACACCTCCAGAAGTACCTCCATAAACGACCAGATCATAAGAGGTATTTTGCCCCTGCGATGGATAAGCAATCCAGGAGGTAAAAAGCAGTAGTAATGCTGTAAACAGTTGCTTCATAATGTTTAGATTTAAGGAATGTATCCTTTTTGGTTACTATTCCAGTCTTTGGTTATAAGTTATTAATTCTTTTTTTAAAGTTGTAAAATGGGAAGACCCAAAGGACAAAAGCAAAATTAGACCTGTTAATTATCTGCAATAATGGCTGAGTTTAAATGGTCGTTCAATTGATTTAATAATTTTTCAGCTATTTCAGGATTTTCCATAGCAAGATCATTGGTTTCACCAGGATCTTTTTCTAGGTTGTACAATTCCACGGGTGAAACAAACGGATATTTCCCAAGCACTTTCCATTTCCCTTCACGCAAACCATATGCATTCCCACTGCCCCGGACCACTATTGATTCCCTATTTCCTGAAGTCACCTTACTGCCATAAAAAGCTGACAATAGGTTATGCCCATCTATAGCCGAATCTTCAGACAATGTCTCCCCCACCAGGGCCGCTAAAGTTGGCAAAATATCATTAAGCCCAATAAGTTCATTGCTCACCTGTCCTTTTGGGATTTTACCTGCCCAACTTGCTATCAAAGGCGTACGTACTCCTCCTTCATAAACAGACCATTTGGTTCCCCTGAAAGGGAAGTTGGGTCGGTGTGAATCTGGATTTATTTCCTTCTTCACATCCTTTGGACTATTTGTTACTTGCTCTTTGTCATCTTCCGGACTTGTGGCAATAAACTGCGATCCATTGTCACTGGCAAAAATTATTAGCGTATTCTCTCTTAATCCGAGAAGGTCTAGTTCTTTTAATATTTGACCAACATAGTAATCCAACTCAAACACATAATCCCCATAAAGACCAGCATCTGTTTTGCCTATAAACTCCTGATCCACGGCCAAAGGAATATGTGGAACATAAGGCGAGTAGTAAAGAAAAAATGGTTCTTCGCTACCGCTTTTTTTGAATTCTTGTAGATAATTAATGCTTTCTTTTGTGATATAAGGCAAAAATCCCTGCAAGGGAATTTTATTGAGGTTTTCGATTCCTGTAGCAGCTTCAATCGTGTACAAATCGTGTATAAGTGCCCCTACTACCTGTTTGTCTTCAAATATCCAACATTCACTGGCACAACTGAAACCTAACCAATGCTGAAACCCTCTATCCAAAGGCCCATCACTTAATGGCTTGGTAAAATCAATATTAGCACCATTCTGGTCATCTTGAAATTTCCCATATCCAACTGGAGGCTCTCCATCATTTGTGGGGAAAGTAGTGCCTAAATGCCATTTTCCAAATCCGGCTGTATGATAGCCCGCATTCTGAAGCATCTGAGGTAAGGTTAGCATCCCTTCTTCAATCATAGAAGGTTCATAATTTGCCATTACTCCAGACTTTTTCCAACTTCTCCAAGGGTACTCTCCTGTCATCAGCGCATAGCGACTAGGAGAACAAACTGATACAGGACAATAAGCTTCAGAAAACCGAATTCCCTCCATTGCCAATTGATCGAGGTTAGGGCTTAACGTTTTTGAGTTAGGATTGTATACGCCCAAATCTCCGTAGCCCAGATCGTCCGCGAAAATAAACAGTATATTAGGTAAAGGTTCCGTTAATTCCTCCTTCTCCTCAGCACCGCAGGACATAAGCATGTAGGCAAAAACCAACGTAACAATCTGTATAATTCTCATTCTGCCAATCAATTATTATTATTTTATAAAATAATTTTACTTACTATTAATTGAAATTGCTACAATTCCTTCTCAATGTCAATCTCTTCGAAATCCTTCCTTACAATTGTAAAAAAACTTACCTCAAGCCTAAAATAGTGAATAATTCCTTTTTTAAGATTTTACTTACATAGAACTTCCATTCCATTGGTGATATTAACTCCAATATGAAATGGAATAAAATACAATAGGTTTGAATTTCAATAATTGCTAGGATTTTGGCATTCGTATACCCTTAGCAAGTTATAAAAAAGTAAATTGTCCTGCTCCACCTAAATTATAAATGGAGCAGGAAATTCATAATGAATTGATTATCATCAATTTACCCTTTCAAATCCTAATTAGTAATTTGGATTTTGAGTCAATGCTGTATTGGTTTCTAGTTCTATTCTAGGAATAGGCCACAAATAATCTCTTTCAGGATTAAATGCTCTGGTTTCCACAACAACCATTTCATCAGCATTGCTGATATTGTCATAGTTAGGAGTACCCATTTCGTCGATCATTGGGGCTTCACTTAACCATCCGCCTCCACCGTATCTATTGACTCTTCCTCTATATGGACCAGGCATGATGTCTTCTGCAACTCTCCACCTTCTTATATCAAAATACCTAAAACCTTCCATTCCCAGTTCATGCCTCCTTTCTTTACGTACAATGTTTCTCAATTCTTCCTGAGTTTTACCACCTTCAATGGCTGGCATTTGTACAGATTCTCTTCCACGGATTGCATTTAGAG
Protein-coding sequences here:
- a CDS encoding FAD-dependent oxidoreductase produces the protein MKKTGILKIVLLNLSLLFVFMACGPVTEQEETTDVIVYGGTSGAVTAAIQAKKMGKSVIMISPDKHLGGLTAGGLGWTDTGKKEVIGGLSREFYQRVYEKYTEDGAWKWEAQSDFGNKGQGTPAIDGEFRTMWIFEPHVAEEVYDEWIEELGIEVLRDEWLDRESGVTVENGKITAIRTLSGKEFKGKMFVDATYEGDLMAAAGVSYHVGREGTSVYGEDWNGVQTGVFHHKHHFKAVDQPIDPYIIPGDPSSGLLPKISGEDPGVKGEGDNKVQAYCFRTCMSINPDNQVPFPRPDNYDSTQYELLGRIFDAGWTQWFGKFDMIPNKKTDTNNHGPFSSDNIGMNYDYPEASYERRREIIKEHEDYQKGLLYYVANDPRVPKETQDEFKKWGLAKDEFTDNGNWPHQIYVREARRMVGKYVMTENELLQKRPTPESVGMGSYTIDSHNIQRYVDENGHVQNEGDVGVPLPQPYEISYGSLVPKADEIQNLVVPVAVSASHIAFGSIRMEPVFMILGQSAATAAVMAMDEGISVQELPYSSLRTKLLEDGQVLTLADKIN
- a CDS encoding Gfo/Idh/MocA family protein, which translates into the protein MPIEPKNHRRSFLKKLSTSTALAVGAPIAIANASKGFESSTYLDLVKRKAVSANDKIRVAVIGTGGMGIGDANTALMVDGVEIVAACDLYDGRLVRAKELWGADLFTTKDYREILERSDVDAVINATTDHWHQKVCLDAMEKGKHVYCEKPMVQRSADGHSIIDMQKKTGMVFQVGSQYVSSIIHAKAKELIAAGEIGEINFAEAQIDRHSARGAWQYTVPLDASEETVDWDTYLANAPKRDWDPLRFFRWRNYQDYGTGVAGDLYVHMLSMLHFVTGSKGPERVQATGGLRYWKDGRDVPDLHLGLFDYPKSDAHPAFNLSLRTNLVSGGGNNFLFRIVGSEGDITIDFNGLKLRKTPFPKDPGMSLNSFPEAMQEALKAAHSKKYPQKAEMVGPSEFEFKVPSNYKGDRYEHFVNFFESIRHGKPVVEDAVFGLRASGPTEAGNISYFQKKIVGWDPENMKLKDA
- a CDS encoding FAD-dependent oxidoreductase; this translates as MKQLFTALLLLFTSWIAYPSQGQNTSYDLVVYGGTSGGVAAAIQMARMGKSVILIEPSNHLGGLTTGGLGATDIGNKDVIGGISLEFYQTIKAYYDNPEAWKYEDRLDYLRRPDQTRSNEGEEAMWTFEPSVAMKVYKKMLAEENIVVLMNKRLNRATGVKTNNNRITSITMESGETYSGKMFIDATYEGDLMAASGVSYTTGREANSQYGETLNGVQANFYNLTLKGNVSRNAIHHNFVPGVDPYVVKGDPSSGLLPFIIEGGPGLDGTADKGIQAYCYRMTLTNHSENRIPFEKPANYNELEYELLFRNYEAANGPIEKMYHYGDPLVPWINTPMPNKKTDTNNQKGFSTDFIGQNFDYPEASYADREAYSQRQLEYQQGLMWSLAYHPRIPKKVRDVVSKWGMTKDEFKDRNGWTPQLYVREARRMVSDYVVTQADCEGLVPQVKDGVGMGSYGMDSHMVQRYVDHNGYVQNEGNFEARGLTAYPISYRSIVPKKGEKENLLVPVCISATHVAFGSARMEPVFMVLGQSAATAAALAIDHQVAVQDLDYNLLVEVLRKDKQILEYQK
- a CDS encoding sulfatase family protein, translating into MRIIQIVTLVFAYMLMSCGAEEKEELTEPLPNILFIFADDLGYGDLGVYNPNSKTLSPNLDQLAMEGIRFSEAYCPVSVCSPSRYALMTGEYPWRSWKKSGVMANYEPSMIEEGMLTLPQMLQNAGYHTAGFGKWHLGTTFPTNDGEPPVGYGKFQDDQNGANIDFTKPLSDGPLDRGFQHWLGFSCASECWIFEDKQVVGALIHDLYTIEAATGIENLNKIPLQGFLPYITKESINYLQEFKKSGSEEPFFLYYSPYVPHIPLAVDQEFIGKTDAGLYGDYVFELDYYVGQILKELDLLGLRENTLIIFASDNGSQFIATSPEDDKEQVTNSPKDVKKEINPDSHRPNFPFRGTKWSVYEGGVRTPLIASWAGKIPKGQVSNELIGLNDILPTLAALVGETLSEDSAIDGHNLLSAFYGSKVTSGNRESIVVRGSGNAYGLREGKWKVLGKYPFVSPVELYNLEKDPGETNDLAMENPEIAEKLLNQLNDHLNSAIIADN